GGGTGAGCCGGCGACGTTCCTCGTCCTGGGGAGCGCGTCTCCGGAGGCGTTGCGGCAGTCCAGCGAATCGCTCGCCGGCCGCCTTGAGATCCTGGAGCTTCCGGGCCTCGGCGCAGCGGACCTCGACGGGAACGCGGATCGGGTGTGGCTTCGTGGTGGCTATCCGCGAGCGACACTGGCCGGCAGGGACGCGGATGCGACCCGATGGCTCCGCTCCTACCTCCGCGCGCTCGCGACACGCGACCTGCGGGAGTTCGGGCTCTCCCTTCCGGCAGCGACAGTCGAGCGCTTCCTGGCGCTGGTCGCACATCATCAGGCCAACCTGTGGAACGCCGCGAACGTGGCGCGTGCGCTCGGCATCAGTGAGGGCACCGTGCGGCGATATCTGGACGGTCTGACCGGTGCGATGCTCGTCCGGCAGTTGCAGCCGTGGCATTCCAACGAGGGGAAGCGTCTTGTCCGCCGACCAAAGGTCTTCTATCGGGACACTGGCCTGCTGCACGCGCTCTGGGGGGTTTCAACACCTGAAGCGCTCCTGCAGCACTTCGCGGTGGGCGCGTCGTGGGAGTCCTATGTCATCGACGAGTTGATCCGACGTTCGCCGGACGCACGGCATTACTTCTGGCGCACCAGCAACGGCGCCGAACTCGATCTCGTCGTCGAAGAACCGTCCGGGCGACGCGTCGGATTCGAGATCAAACGTGCCGACGCGCCGCGACTCACGCCGTCGGTTCGGGCAGCTTCCGAGGATCCCCAGTTGCGACTCGACCGGATCAGCGTCGTCTACCCGGGGAACAAGCAATACGACCTCAAGGACGCGGTGTCCGTCGTTCCCCTGCGTGACCTGCTTCGTTCACCGGTCGTGCCTCAGGGCTGACGCCGGCG
This genomic window from Flexivirga oryzae contains:
- a CDS encoding DUF4143 domain-containing protein — its product is MVARVQVEAELQRALVRSPVVLIVGARQVGKTTLARTIVPTGSANYFDLEDPVDLARLAEPMLALEPLRGVIVIDEVQRHPDLFPVLRVLADREGEPATFLVLGSASPEALRQSSESLAGRLEILELPGLGAADLDGNADRVWLRGGYPRATLAGRDADATRWLRSYLRALATRDLREFGLSLPAATVERFLALVAHHQANLWNAANVARALGISEGTVRRYLDGLTGAMLVRQLQPWHSNEGKRLVRRPKVFYRDTGLLHALWGVSTPEALLQHFAVGASWESYVIDELIRRSPDARHYFWRTSNGAELDLVVEEPSGRRVGFEIKRADAPRLTPSVRAASEDPQLRLDRISVVYPGNKQYDLKDAVSVVPLRDLLRSPVVPQG